In the Kribbella sp. NBC_00482 genome, one interval contains:
- a CDS encoding aminoglycoside phosphotransferase family protein, with protein MIELPETFLQMPRWWTEGADWLRDLPMAVEQQCRRWDLTVVGAVAHGSNAIVVPVTRGGEEFVLRMSPPGAEVSEQTWALRWWAGRGMAQLYDADVEAGAMLLERLSTPLTTRPVEEAVAVLGQLMRRLAVPAPSEARSTADIVTTRSADLEPQWERLGRPFDAAILREALSGAPYETSSTTAVNGDFHAAQVLAGTREPWLTVDPVLFQGDIEYDLGRVLWTRLDEMADIVEYFDSAVREAALDRDRARDWVIWRTVDYWLWGLSVGLTEDPVRCARLITALSR; from the coding sequence ATGATCGAGCTGCCCGAGACGTTCCTGCAGATGCCGCGGTGGTGGACCGAGGGCGCGGACTGGCTGCGGGACCTGCCGATGGCGGTCGAGCAGCAGTGCCGGCGGTGGGATCTGACGGTCGTGGGAGCGGTTGCACACGGGTCGAACGCGATCGTCGTCCCGGTCACGCGAGGCGGCGAGGAGTTCGTACTGCGGATGTCGCCGCCCGGAGCGGAGGTGTCCGAGCAGACGTGGGCGCTCCGTTGGTGGGCAGGTCGGGGCATGGCCCAGCTGTACGACGCCGACGTCGAGGCCGGCGCGATGTTGCTGGAGCGGTTGTCCACACCGTTGACGACCCGGCCCGTCGAGGAGGCGGTCGCCGTACTCGGGCAGCTGATGCGCAGACTCGCCGTACCGGCTCCGTCCGAGGCGCGGTCGACCGCGGACATCGTCACGACGCGGTCGGCCGACCTGGAGCCGCAATGGGAACGCCTCGGCCGCCCGTTCGACGCCGCGATCCTGCGCGAGGCGCTGAGCGGCGCGCCGTACGAGACCAGCTCGACAACAGCCGTGAACGGTGACTTCCACGCGGCGCAGGTGCTCGCCGGGACCCGCGAGCCGTGGCTCACCGTCGACCCGGTCCTGTTCCAGGGCGACATCGAATACGACCTGGGCCGCGTGCTGTGGACACGGCTCGACGAAATGGCGGACATCGTCGAGTACTTCGACAGCGCGGTCCGCGAAGCCGCCTTGGACCGGGACCGGGCGCGCGACTGGGTGATCTGGCGAACGGTCGACTACTGGCTCTGGGGACTCTCGGTCGGCCTCACCGAGGACCCGGTGCGGTGCGCGCGGCTGATTACTGCGCTTTCCAGATGA
- a CDS encoding methyltransferase domain-containing protein translates to MGGEVDRDGLQFDAEVSRQIEAVYTTSDVVEQRRAVRAALALRPGDRVLDVGFGPGLLAAEMAGEVGPNGRICGIDISESMLAIARTRADVPGGPGLELELGSVARIPHPAESFDVVVSTQVFEYVDAVADALEEVRRVLRPAGRVVLLDTDWGSVVWRSSDDERMRRVLTAFEDHLADPHLPRTLADVLAKTGFTPTHQQVVPILNTGYDQRTYSGGLIDIVSDFVPGHAGVTQEEARAWADDLRGLGASYFFSLNRYLFVASAL, encoded by the coding sequence ATGGGCGGAGAGGTTGACCGGGACGGGTTGCAGTTCGACGCAGAGGTTTCCCGGCAGATCGAGGCGGTCTACACCACATCTGATGTGGTTGAGCAGCGGCGGGCGGTGCGGGCGGCGTTGGCGTTGCGGCCGGGCGACCGGGTGCTGGACGTCGGTTTCGGGCCGGGACTGCTGGCCGCGGAGATGGCCGGCGAGGTGGGGCCGAACGGGCGGATCTGCGGGATCGACATCAGCGAGAGCATGCTGGCGATCGCCCGGACCCGCGCCGACGTCCCGGGCGGACCAGGACTCGAGCTCGAACTCGGCTCGGTCGCGCGGATCCCGCACCCGGCGGAGAGTTTCGACGTCGTGGTCTCGACCCAGGTCTTCGAGTACGTCGACGCGGTCGCGGACGCGCTGGAGGAGGTACGGCGAGTGCTCCGGCCGGCGGGTCGCGTCGTACTGCTCGACACGGACTGGGGATCGGTGGTGTGGCGATCGAGTGACGACGAGCGGATGCGGCGGGTGCTCACCGCGTTCGAGGACCACCTGGCGGATCCGCATCTGCCTCGGACGCTGGCCGACGTACTGGCGAAGACCGGTTTCACGCCGACGCATCAGCAGGTGGTGCCGATCCTCAACACGGGCTACGACCAGCGCACGTACAGCGGCGGCCTGATCGACATCGTGTCGGACTTCGTCCCCGGTCATGCGGGCGTGACGCAGGAGGAGGCGCGCGCGTGGGCGGACGATCTGCGCGGTCTCGGCGCGAGCTACTTCTTCAGCCTGAACAGGTACCTGTTCGTCGCGTCGGCGCTCTGA
- a CDS encoding MFS transporter, with protein sequence MSSTVTPERLTGRAWAVLFVLCGAIFLEGIDVSMMGVALPSIRAELGLTTGELQWIISAYALSYGGFVLLGGRAADLLGRRRMFVGWLVVFLLFSGLGGFASEGWVLILARFVTGIAAAFMTPAGLSIITTTYPEGPQRNKALLVYAGTAAGGFSLGMVTGGLLTAIDWRWVFFAPVVVSAVILAAAVALIPRDTVRAEQEAGFDLAGALTLTGSMLLLVATVVRAPDVPAAQTLVSAAAGLVLLGAFVMIERRVDSPLIRLGLLRNAALIRANLGAILLVGSFVGFQFIAVLYLQELRGWSELETGLALMVIGIDAVLAPTLTPWLVTRFGNGRVVLGGFVLAAFAYTAFLPLGASFAAMLPAFVLLGLAFALAYGPLTIAATERVTEEEQGLASGVLTTSFQFGSALGLAAVAAVLAAGDELTTSGFRAGLAVPLAAAVLGVVVACIPLRERADANS encoded by the coding sequence GTGTCATCAACCGTCACCCCGGAGCGGCTGACCGGCCGCGCCTGGGCCGTTCTGTTCGTCCTCTGCGGCGCGATCTTCCTGGAAGGCATCGACGTCTCGATGATGGGCGTCGCACTGCCGTCCATCCGGGCCGAACTCGGTCTGACCACCGGCGAACTGCAATGGATCATCAGCGCCTACGCCCTCAGCTACGGCGGGTTCGTGCTGCTCGGCGGACGCGCCGCCGACCTGCTCGGACGGCGCCGGATGTTCGTCGGCTGGCTGGTGGTGTTCCTGCTGTTCAGCGGCCTCGGCGGTTTCGCGTCAGAGGGCTGGGTGCTGATCCTGGCCCGCTTCGTCACCGGGATCGCGGCCGCGTTCATGACCCCGGCCGGCTTGTCGATCATCACGACGACCTACCCGGAGGGCCCACAACGCAACAAGGCCTTGCTGGTGTACGCCGGAACCGCTGCCGGCGGGTTCTCGCTGGGCATGGTCACGGGCGGACTGCTCACCGCGATCGACTGGCGATGGGTGTTCTTCGCGCCGGTGGTCGTCTCGGCCGTCATCCTGGCCGCTGCCGTCGCACTGATCCCCCGGGACACCGTGCGGGCCGAACAAGAAGCGGGGTTCGACCTGGCCGGGGCGCTGACGCTGACCGGTTCGATGTTGTTGCTGGTGGCAACCGTAGTGCGGGCGCCCGACGTACCGGCGGCGCAGACCTTGGTAAGTGCGGCCGCCGGACTGGTGTTGCTCGGGGCCTTCGTGATGATCGAGCGCCGGGTCGACAGTCCGTTGATCAGGCTCGGGCTGTTGCGGAACGCCGCCCTGATCCGTGCGAACCTCGGCGCGATCCTGCTGGTCGGATCGTTCGTCGGATTCCAGTTCATCGCGGTGCTCTATTTGCAGGAACTGCGTGGCTGGTCCGAACTGGAGACTGGACTGGCCCTGATGGTGATCGGCATCGACGCCGTACTCGCCCCGACCCTCACGCCCTGGCTGGTGACCCGGTTCGGCAACGGCCGCGTGGTGCTCGGCGGATTCGTGCTCGCCGCCTTCGCCTACACGGCATTCCTGCCGCTGGGAGCGAGCTTCGCGGCCATGCTTCCAGCGTTCGTGCTGCTCGGGCTCGCCTTCGCACTCGCCTATGGGCCGTTGACGATCGCTGCGACCGAGCGGGTGACCGAGGAGGAGCAGGGACTGGCGAGCGGCGTACTGACGACGTCGTTCCAGTTCGGATCCGCGCTCGGGCTGGCGGCAGTGGCGGCTGTCCTGGCGGCCGGCGACGAGCTGACAACCAGCGGTTTCCGCGCCGGCCTGGCGGTCCCTCTGGCAGCCGCAGTGCTCGGAGTTGTGGTGGCTTGCATTCCGCTGCGTGAGCGGGCTGATGCAAACAGTTAG
- a CDS encoding winged helix-turn-helix transcriptional regulator: protein MEEGTSKEPSHSCCTEEAFQWDTREDCDVRQILDRIGDKWSLLVIALLDNRCMRFTELKKTIDGISQRMLTVTLRQLERDGLVSRTVHPVVPPRVDYELTPLGVTLHATIQSLVTWTETHQSEIATARARYDAVSSTSV, encoded by the coding sequence GTGGAAGAAGGCACTTCAAAGGAACCGAGTCACTCCTGCTGCACCGAGGAGGCGTTCCAGTGGGACACGCGGGAGGACTGCGACGTCCGCCAGATCCTGGACCGGATCGGCGACAAGTGGTCCCTGCTGGTGATCGCGCTGCTGGACAACCGGTGCATGCGGTTCACCGAGCTGAAGAAGACGATCGACGGCATCAGTCAGCGGATGCTGACGGTCACGCTGCGCCAGCTGGAACGTGACGGCCTGGTCAGCCGGACCGTTCACCCGGTCGTGCCACCGCGCGTCGACTACGAGCTCACCCCGCTCGGCGTCACGCTGCACGCGACGATCCAGTCGCTCGTCACGTGGACGGAGACCCATCAGTCGGAGATCGCCACTGCGAGGGCGAGGTACGACGCGGTCAGCTCGACGTCCGTGTGA
- a CDS encoding MFS transporter: MRDFRRLWFSGAVSGIGSWLLVVAIPFHVFTLTGSAVATGLTLALEALPALLIGPWAGVLLDRWNLARAMWIADLVSAAAVGLILFADRDHLWLIYVAILLENTATTVFRPAARALMPAVVGTGKELAKANAINAVTSSAIRLAAPPLGALLLAGPGIKFVLAVDSASYLLSAATIATVRTRRQTTSGPPPRPLEGLRAAMNHRALRGILVGQTVFLTANAGLTALLVPFTVNRLQAPGYVLGYLISGLGAGYLIGAALSTKAARLLGTRELLTLTQLATAAAFFGLFNARNVPVAIVAAALIGLPGSILLITAQTTIQRTAPREVLASVSAIFFAADSLALLIGALAAPAATNVLGLPITLNVIAGLAVCAAGLTLLVLPRHPAGFTRTSS; this comes from the coding sequence GTGAGAGATTTCCGGCGACTCTGGTTCAGCGGCGCGGTCTCGGGGATCGGGTCCTGGCTCCTCGTGGTCGCGATTCCGTTCCACGTGTTCACCTTGACCGGGTCGGCGGTGGCGACCGGGCTGACGCTGGCGCTCGAGGCCCTTCCGGCGCTCCTCATCGGACCGTGGGCCGGCGTACTGCTGGACCGCTGGAACCTGGCGCGGGCGATGTGGATCGCGGATCTCGTCAGTGCGGCGGCGGTCGGGCTGATCCTGTTCGCCGACCGCGACCACCTCTGGCTGATCTACGTCGCCATCCTGCTCGAGAACACCGCAACGACGGTCTTCCGCCCCGCAGCCCGCGCATTGATGCCGGCCGTCGTCGGGACCGGCAAGGAACTGGCCAAAGCGAACGCGATCAACGCCGTCACCAGCAGCGCGATCCGCCTGGCCGCGCCGCCGCTCGGCGCCTTGCTGCTGGCCGGCCCCGGGATCAAGTTCGTGCTCGCCGTCGACAGCGCCAGCTACTTGTTGTCAGCAGCAACCATCGCGACGGTCCGCACCCGTCGGCAGACGACCAGCGGCCCACCACCGCGCCCACTGGAAGGTCTCCGCGCCGCCATGAACCATCGCGCCCTGCGCGGCATCCTGGTCGGCCAGACGGTCTTTCTCACCGCCAACGCCGGCCTGACCGCGCTCCTCGTACCGTTCACCGTCAACCGCCTGCAGGCGCCCGGGTACGTCCTCGGCTACCTGATCTCCGGCCTCGGCGCCGGGTACCTGATCGGCGCCGCCCTGAGCACGAAAGCCGCCCGTCTGCTGGGGACCCGCGAACTCCTCACCCTGACCCAGCTCGCCACCGCCGCGGCGTTCTTCGGACTCTTCAACGCCCGGAACGTCCCGGTCGCGATCGTCGCCGCGGCCCTCATCGGCCTGCCCGGCAGCATTCTGCTCATCACCGCCCAGACCACGATCCAGCGCACCGCCCCACGGGAAGTGCTCGCGAGCGTGAGCGCGATCTTCTTCGCCGCCGACTCACTCGCACTGCTGATCGGTGCGCTGGCAGCGCCCGCGGCGACGAATGTGCTCGGCCTGCCGATCACTCTCAACGTCATCGCAGGACTCGCTGTCTGCGCCGCCGGGCTCACGTTGCTCGTCCTGCCAAGGCATCCAGCGGGCTTCACACGGACGTCGAGCTGA
- a CDS encoding helix-turn-helix domain-containing protein: MELGDVLRDRRKATGRTIASVAVDAGLSVPYIANLENGRGNPTVAALDRLATALGARLEVRIGDEDPVPSPSIGAELVAGSDRVDKVLAAVAGGRSRAATRRELIATLDALAVLLGRPPGPADLSRLLDLLQLA; the protein is encoded by the coding sequence ATGGAGCTTGGGGATGTCCTGCGCGACCGGCGGAAGGCGACCGGGCGGACGATCGCGTCGGTCGCCGTCGATGCCGGCCTGTCCGTGCCGTACATCGCGAATCTGGAGAACGGGCGCGGCAACCCCACGGTCGCCGCGCTGGACCGGCTCGCTACAGCGCTCGGGGCGCGGCTCGAAGTACGGATCGGCGACGAGGATCCGGTGCCGTCGCCGTCGATCGGCGCCGAGCTGGTGGCGGGCTCCGATCGGGTCGACAAGGTGCTGGCCGCAGTGGCCGGCGGAAGGTCCCGAGCAGCCACGCGGCGCGAGTTGATCGCGACGCTCGACGCTCTCGCCGTACTGCTGGGTCGTCCGCCAGGCCCCGCTGACCTGAGCCGACTCCTCGACCTGCTCCAGCTCGCCTGA
- a CDS encoding GNAT family N-acetyltransferase — MEIGVRIAAAQLTGAARSKRQVVAGPLAGLLHDRDDWYLSGLLAAEPGQPFSPDDLPWALDTIRQAFAAEGRWLSAELVEEANPGLAEALAANGMTLVSRLPLLVVEPDDLVVPELPDGVTVRVVASESDQHVASAVAAEAYEMDTAGFAFKPDPADGGAVLVYADDVPVATAAWTAVADQVSEVAGVGTLHSHRQRGFGGIATAYATLKAFELGGVTLAWLTPGDDGADRVYRRLGYGPRATAVHLGDPGGHLADLR; from the coding sequence ATGGAGATCGGTGTGCGGATCGCCGCGGCTCAACTGACCGGAGCCGCGCGATCGAAACGACAGGTGGTCGCCGGGCCTCTCGCCGGTCTGCTGCACGACCGGGACGACTGGTACCTGTCCGGCCTGCTCGCGGCCGAACCAGGTCAGCCGTTCTCGCCGGACGACCTCCCGTGGGCGCTCGACACGATCCGCCAAGCCTTCGCGGCCGAAGGGCGCTGGCTGAGCGCCGAACTGGTTGAGGAGGCGAACCCCGGTCTGGCCGAGGCGCTCGCGGCGAACGGGATGACGCTCGTCTCCCGCCTGCCGCTGCTCGTCGTCGAACCGGACGACCTCGTCGTGCCCGAACTGCCGGACGGCGTGACCGTGCGCGTCGTGGCATCGGAGTCGGATCAACACGTGGCGAGTGCGGTGGCGGCGGAGGCGTACGAGATGGACACCGCCGGCTTCGCGTTCAAACCGGATCCCGCCGACGGTGGAGCAGTTCTCGTGTACGCCGACGACGTACCGGTCGCTACTGCGGCGTGGACGGCGGTCGCCGATCAGGTGTCCGAGGTTGCCGGGGTCGGGACGCTTCACAGTCATCGGCAGCGCGGATTCGGTGGCATCGCGACGGCGTACGCGACGTTGAAGGCGTTCGAACTGGGCGGGGTGACGCTTGCCTGGCTGACGCCGGGGGACGACGGGGCGGACCGTGTGTACCGGCGACTGGGATACGGGCCTAGGGCAACGGCCGTGCATCTCGGCGACCCCGGTGGTCATCTGGCCGACCTGCGCTGA
- a CDS encoding DUF222 domain-containing protein translates to MFEEDLELLPTRDLLEGAAECRVIASQADARLLECAQIYADRFHPSACQPRPSRRAYEGRERAVVLGGDGCPEIAEFAIAEFAVVLGVSPGVGSDLLADALALRHRFPRTWARIQAGEATPWKARQIVQACRKLDHAAAEYVDRKVAAIVDTLPPYRLEKIARAARKHADPTRAAADAAEAADERGVHVGRGDAHGNKTIYIKAPAAAVNHCNATIADIAEALKKLGDTRPVQHRRADAIDILSDPAFTQELLAQARNHPDADPPGDPATTPTDHEPHTPTTPDNPPAPTHPPVQDNPVVHDDAVVHDDAVVHDDAVVHDDAVAPNDAVVQDDSVVPDDVVVQDDVVVPVGESDGDGTHVSPRDLPLPGTRCLPDPLEPGAPLDPPTPLETPDSRERPGWLEPRDSLEPLDSFELVEPAGPPDDPWLEAVAPRDPDPPTDPFDRRTPPDPADPRTEPDQGSAMDPAALRALHARLAQIKQDAYTNPSYPAQGPDRAGRPRAGQVRPGKTEVVVHLTDHTLATGTGVLRAETIGPLLANQLTELIGYGPYVVKPVIDLNDAVSVDAYEIPTRIRDRVKLTHPVELFPYGTRETTNTIDLDHIQPYNPHGPAGQTSTTNLAPLGRFGHRVKTHARGWSVRRIDHKTLEWKTPHGFTFHVDPDGTHRVDP, encoded by the coding sequence ATGTTCGAGGAAGATCTGGAGTTGCTCCCGACCCGCGACCTGCTGGAAGGCGCGGCGGAATGCCGCGTCATCGCCAGTCAGGCCGATGCGCGGCTGCTGGAATGCGCCCAGATCTACGCCGACCGCTTCCACCCCTCCGCCTGCCAGCCCCGCCCGTCCCGCCGCGCCTATGAAGGCCGGGAGCGCGCGGTCGTGCTGGGTGGTGACGGCTGCCCGGAGATTGCGGAGTTCGCGATCGCCGAGTTCGCCGTCGTGCTCGGGGTCTCGCCCGGTGTCGGTAGCGACCTGCTCGCCGACGCTCTCGCGTTACGGCACCGGTTCCCGCGGACCTGGGCGCGGATCCAGGCCGGCGAGGCCACCCCGTGGAAGGCTCGCCAGATCGTGCAAGCGTGCAGGAAACTCGACCACGCCGCCGCGGAGTACGTCGACCGCAAAGTTGCCGCGATCGTGGACACCCTCCCGCCGTACCGGCTGGAAAAGATCGCCCGCGCCGCCCGCAAGCACGCCGACCCCACCCGCGCCGCCGCCGACGCGGCCGAGGCAGCTGACGAGCGCGGCGTTCACGTCGGCCGCGGCGACGCCCACGGCAACAAAACCATTTACATCAAGGCCCCTGCCGCAGCCGTGAACCACTGCAACGCCACCATCGCCGACATCGCGGAGGCACTGAAGAAGCTCGGCGACACCCGCCCGGTCCAGCACCGCCGCGCCGACGCCATCGACATCCTCTCCGACCCCGCCTTCACCCAAGAACTCCTCGCCCAAGCCCGCAACCACCCCGATGCGGACCCACCCGGCGACCCGGCAACCACCCCCACCGACCACGAACCCCACACCCCCACCACCCCCGACAACCCACCCGCGCCAACCCACCCGCCAGTGCAGGACAACCCGGTGGTGCACGACGACGCGGTGGTGCACGACGACGCGGTGGTGCACGACGACGCGGTGGTGCACGACGACGCGGTTGCGCCGAACGACGCGGTGGTGCAGGACGACTCGGTGGTGCCGGACGACGTGGTGGTGCAGGACGACGTGGTGGTGCCGGTGGGTGAGAGTGACGGGGATGGGACGCACGTCAGCCCCCGCGACCTGCCGCTTCCCGGCACCCGATGCCTACCAGACCCGCTCGAGCCAGGAGCCCCGCTCGACCCACCGACCCCGCTCGAGACACCGGACTCGCGGGAACGTCCGGGGTGGCTCGAACCACGGGACTCGCTTGAACCACTGGACTCGTTTGAACTGGTGGAGCCGGCGGGGCCGCCGGACGATCCGTGGCTGGAGGCCGTCGCACCCCGCGACCCCGACCCACCAACCGACCCGTTCGACCGGCGAACACCACCAGATCCCGCGGATCCACGAACCGAACCCGACCAGGGCTCGGCAATGGATCCTGCCGCGCTGCGGGCACTCCACGCGCGACTCGCGCAAATCAAGCAAGACGCTTACACCAACCCGAGCTATCCCGCTCAGGGACCGGACCGGGCAGGACGGCCGCGTGCAGGACAGGTACGCCCCGGGAAAACCGAGGTCGTCGTACACCTCACCGACCACACCCTGGCCACCGGCACCGGCGTACTGCGCGCCGAAACCATCGGACCACTCCTCGCCAACCAACTCACCGAGCTCATCGGCTATGGCCCGTACGTCGTCAAGCCCGTCATCGACCTCAACGACGCCGTCAGCGTCGACGCCTACGAGATCCCCACCCGCATCCGCGACCGCGTCAAACTCACCCACCCCGTCGAACTCTTCCCGTACGGCACCCGCGAAACCACCAACACCATCGACCTCGACCACATCCAGCCCTACAACCCTCACGGCCCCGCCGGCCAAACCAGCACCACCAACCTCGCGCCTCTCGGCAGGTTCGGGCACCGGGTGAAGACCCACGCCCGCGGCTGGAGCGTGCGCCGGATCGACCACAAGACACTCGAATGGAAGACACCCCACGGGTTCACCTTCCACGTCGACCCCGACGGCACCCACCGAGTCGATCCATGA
- a CDS encoding VOC family protein, giving the protein MCGDDADQHLRVDARPDRVVFTLQSLEHAAVTTRDVELALRISATADKSGLLAEPEIGTGAPRSVQILEIAIDALDIAGIRAFWKAVLGYADEVGAEGPEDPLVDPVGQGPAIWFQQMDRPRPQRNRIHFDISVPHDEAPRRIEAALAAGGRLVSATRAPAFWVLADLEGNEACVTTWQGRDG; this is encoded by the coding sequence GTGTGCGGCGACGACGCCGACCAGCACCTTCGGGTCGATGCCCGCCCCGATCGGGTCGTCTTCACCCTGCAGTCGCTGGAGCACGCAGCGGTGACCACCCGGGATGTCGAACTCGCGCTTCGGATCTCTGCCACCGCGGACAAGTCCGGACTTCTGGCAGAGCCCGAGATCGGAACGGGGGCACCGCGATCCGTCCAGATACTCGAGATCGCGATTGACGCACTGGACATTGCCGGGATTCGGGCGTTCTGGAAGGCAGTGCTGGGCTATGCCGATGAGGTGGGCGCCGAGGGACCGGAGGATCCGCTCGTCGACCCGGTCGGGCAGGGCCCGGCGATCTGGTTCCAGCAGATGGACCGGCCGCGCCCGCAGCGCAATCGCATCCACTTCGACATCTCCGTTCCGCATGACGAGGCACCACGGCGCATCGAGGCCGCACTGGCGGCTGGGGGCCGACTTGTGTCCGCGACGCGCGCACCCGCTTTCTGGGTGCTTGCCGACCTGGAGGGGAACGAAGCCTGCGTGACCACATGGCAGGGCCGAGACGGCTGA
- a CDS encoding TetR/AcrR family transcriptional regulator: MSENKPVRRRRRADADRSRTAILAAAIVLLDEQPDASLERIAEAAHVTRQTVYAHFSSRDVLLNAALDELTAETLEAIDALDLDQGPALGNVLRLIDLAWRTFERHPLLLHLPHAGTHNPPQLGSRDERHDPVADRLERLIRRGQRAGEITRDLPAHWLITTLIALGHAAGESVATARLTTRTANKTLNTTITRLLQPT, encoded by the coding sequence GTGTCAGAGAACAAACCGGTACGACGCCGGCGCCGAGCGGACGCGGACCGAAGCCGTACGGCGATCCTGGCCGCGGCGATCGTCCTACTCGACGAGCAGCCCGACGCGAGCCTGGAACGGATCGCCGAGGCGGCCCACGTCACCAGACAGACCGTGTACGCACACTTCTCGTCCCGCGACGTACTGCTGAACGCAGCCCTCGACGAACTCACAGCCGAGACACTGGAAGCGATCGACGCGCTCGACCTCGATCAAGGACCGGCACTCGGCAACGTACTGCGCCTCATCGACCTGGCTTGGCGAACCTTCGAACGCCATCCACTCCTCCTGCACCTACCGCACGCCGGCACCCACAACCCGCCACAGCTCGGTTCCCGCGACGAGCGCCACGACCCGGTCGCGGACCGCTTGGAGCGCCTGATCCGCCGAGGACAACGCGCCGGCGAGATCACCCGCGACCTCCCCGCTCACTGGCTGATCACCACCCTCATCGCCCTCGGCCACGCAGCCGGCGAATCCGTAGCCACCGCCCGCCTCACCACCCGAACCGCCAACAAGACCCTCAACACAACCATCACCCGCCTCCTGCAACCGACCTAA
- a CDS encoding nuclear transport factor 2 family protein, whose product MSNLSAGEFVADFFESFTRAVVAGGDAAAVVDRYYTPDIEQIADGITLDRQRLIDHLRPVRKNVVSCSYDVHEAIRTSDRVAARFTIHAELRRGRKIATEVYLFGELAPDGRMRRTTQATRDVSTR is encoded by the coding sequence ATGTCAAATTTAAGCGCAGGAGAGTTCGTCGCGGACTTCTTCGAGTCGTTCACCCGGGCGGTTGTCGCGGGCGGCGATGCCGCGGCGGTCGTGGATCGGTACTACACACCTGATATCGAGCAGATCGCCGACGGCATCACGCTCGACCGGCAGCGGCTGATCGACCACCTCCGCCCGGTGCGGAAGAACGTGGTCTCTTGCTCGTACGACGTGCACGAGGCGATCCGTACGAGTGACCGGGTGGCTGCGCGATTCACGATCCACGCGGAGCTGCGGCGCGGGCGGAAGATCGCGACCGAGGTGTACCTGTTCGGCGAGTTGGCGCCTGATGGCCGAATGCGCCGTACGACGCAGGCGACCCGCGATGTGAGTACGCGATGA
- a CDS encoding heavy-metal-associated domain-containing protein translates to MTTFRVLGMTCSHCVGFVTEELETLPGVESVRVDLPTGMVALVTDRPIDAAAVRTAVEAAGYEVEG, encoded by the coding sequence ATGACGACGTTCCGGGTGTTGGGTATGACCTGCAGTCACTGCGTCGGGTTCGTCACCGAGGAGCTCGAGACGCTGCCGGGTGTCGAGTCGGTGCGAGTGGATCTGCCGACCGGAATGGTTGCCCTGGTCACCGATCGACCGATCGATGCAGCCGCCGTACGGACGGCGGTGGAGGCAGCCGGCTACGAGGTCGAGGGGTGA